A window of the Mus musculus strain 129S1/SvImJ chromosome X genomic scaffold, GRCm38.p6 alternate locus group 129S1/SvImJ 129S1/SVIMJ_MMCHRX_CTG3 genome harbors these coding sequences:
- the Magea4 gene encoding melanoma-associated antigen 4 (The RefSeq protein has 1 substitution compared to this genomic sequence) — MENPDNTHYCSLQGSARSQRELDNVQATIAVVDEEEATPTSKKVYSSGIPSPPQSPQRASSPLVILASVPEGPSEEASTNQVEEQEDPLCMLYNAQNIKLYELATFLFFKYQMKAFTTKAEMLESIGREYEEYYPLIFSEASECFKLVSGIGMIEVDPFVQSYILVPALGLTYDGMLTDVQSKPKTGILIVVLGAIFTQGNCVSEEIIWKMLNNIGLYGGRHLYIHQDPRKFISEEFVQEGYLEYRQVPNSDPPSYEFLWDPRAFAETTKMKVLEIFASITMTDPRAYTEKYAEALRDETERAQARIIQQIVLQL; from the coding sequence ATGGAAAATCCCGATAACACCCATTACTGCAGCCTCCAAGGCAGTGCTCGGAGCCAAAGGGAGTTAGACAATGTTCAGGCTACAATAGCTGTGGTAGATGAAGAGGAAGCCACTCCCACCTCAAAGAAGGTGTACAGTAGTGGAATACCAAGTCCTCCCCAGAGTCCTCAAAGAGCCTCCTCTCCCCTTGTGATACTAGCCTCTGTTCCTGAAGGCCCATCTGAGGAAGCTTCCACCAACCAAGTAGAGGAACAGGAAGACCCACTGTGCATGTTGTACAATGCACAGAACATAAAGTTATATGAATTGGCAacctttctgtttttcaaataTCAAATGAAGGCATTTACTACCAAAGCAGAAATGCTGGAAAGTATTGGTAGAGAGTATGAGGAGTACTACCCTCTGATCTTTAGTGAGGCCTCTGAGTGCTTTAAGCTGGTCTCTGGCATTGGCATGATAGAAGTGGACCCATTTGTCCAATCCTATATCCTTGTCCCTGCCCTGGGGCTCACCTATGATGGGATGCTGACTGATGTTCAGAGTAAGCCCAAGACAGGTATCCTAATAGTTGTTCTTGGTGCTATTTTCACGCAAGGAAACTGTGTCAGTGAGGAGATTATCTGGAAAATGCTGAATAACATAGGGTTGTATGGTGGGAGGCATCTTTACATACATCAAGACCCCAGGAAGTTCATCTCTGAGGAGTTTGTGCACGAAGGGTACCTGGAATACAGGCAGGTGCCCAATAGTGATCCTCCGAGCTATGAGTTTCTGTGGGACCCAAGGGCCTTTGCAGAAACCACCAAAATGAAAGTCTTGGAGATTTTTGCCAGCATTACTATGACCGATCCCAGAGCTTACACTGAAAAATATGCAGAGGCTTTGAGAGATGAGACAGAGAGGGCCCAGGCCAGGATCATCCAGCAGATAGTTCTACAGCTCTGA